The following proteins are encoded in a genomic region of Sphingopyxis sp. YF1:
- a CDS encoding restriction endonuclease subunit S, with protein MTKPVDLRPDHAAIVQEVLAQHLPAGVSVRVFGSRAKWTAKTFSDLDLAVKGTEKLPYKVMVELADAFEESDLPFRVDVVDWHAVTPSFQAVIDRDGLPLLRERQSRWPVRTLGDLVTLQRGIDLPNQNRRLGNVPIMGSFGITGYHDQARCKGPGVTVGRSGASAGTVCYIDRDYWPLNTCLYVRDFKGNDPRFAFYFLQTFNLAGLNSGSAQPSLNRNYIHPVEARFPDPPEQRDIASVLAALDDKIELNRRMNETLERQAQAIFRDWFVDFGPVRRKMAGEMDAVAIMGGLTSDPVRAAQLAALFPDAFGDDGLPVGWAETAIGDLVKPQGGSTPSTGDETLWSPPRHYWATPKDLSNMTDLALFDTARQISDAGLAKITSGLLPPGSVLLSSRAPIGYLAITQVPVAINQGFIGLVPTAEVGSSYLYCWCKANMDKIVANANGSTFQEISKKNFRPITSAFPADRRLIAEFGLVADPLFARLIAAAIEIRTLTETRDYLLPRLMSGTVRVARESEAA; from the coding sequence ATGACCAAGCCTGTCGATCTACGTCCCGATCATGCCGCGATCGTGCAGGAAGTGCTCGCCCAGCATCTGCCTGCCGGGGTTTCCGTGCGTGTCTTCGGCAGCCGCGCGAAATGGACGGCCAAGACTTTTTCCGACCTCGACCTAGCGGTGAAGGGCACGGAGAAGCTTCCCTACAAGGTGATGGTCGAACTGGCGGATGCGTTCGAGGAAAGCGACCTGCCCTTCCGCGTCGATGTTGTCGATTGGCACGCGGTCACGCCCAGCTTTCAGGCCGTGATTGACCGCGATGGCTTGCCACTTCTGCGAGAACGCCAAAGCCGCTGGCCCGTTAGGACACTGGGCGATCTCGTTACGCTTCAGCGCGGCATTGATTTGCCAAACCAGAATCGCAGGCTTGGCAATGTTCCGATCATGGGGTCATTCGGCATCACCGGATATCACGATCAAGCTCGCTGTAAGGGGCCGGGTGTTACTGTCGGGCGTAGCGGAGCGTCAGCTGGTACCGTCTGCTATATTGATCGGGACTATTGGCCACTGAATACATGCCTGTATGTCCGAGATTTCAAAGGCAATGATCCCCGCTTTGCGTTTTACTTTCTTCAGACTTTCAACCTGGCAGGTCTGAATTCTGGCAGTGCGCAGCCCTCGTTGAACCGAAACTACATCCACCCCGTGGAAGCCCGCTTCCCCGACCCGCCGGAACAGCGCGACATCGCATCGGTTCTTGCCGCACTCGACGACAAGATCGAACTCAACCGGCGGATGAACGAGACGCTGGAGCGACAAGCGCAGGCGATCTTCCGGGACTGGTTTGTCGATTTCGGCCCCGTGCGCCGGAAGATGGCGGGGGAGATGGACGCGGTGGCCATCATGGGCGGCCTGACCTCGGACCCCGTCCGCGCAGCCCAGCTCGCCGCCCTCTTCCCGGATGCCTTCGGCGATGATGGCTTGCCGGTGGGGTGGGCGGAGACGGCCATTGGCGACCTTGTGAAGCCGCAAGGAGGATCTACGCCTAGCACAGGCGATGAAACGCTGTGGTCCCCGCCGCGTCACTATTGGGCGACCCCCAAAGACTTGTCGAACATGACCGACCTTGCTCTGTTCGACACTGCCCGCCAGATCAGCGATGCCGGATTGGCCAAAATTACCTCAGGTCTATTGCCTCCCGGTTCAGTGTTGCTGTCGTCGCGTGCACCGATTGGATATCTTGCAATCACTCAGGTGCCGGTTGCCATCAATCAGGGCTTCATCGGCCTTGTTCCCACTGCCGAAGTCGGAAGCAGCTACCTCTATTGTTGGTGCAAGGCCAATATGGACAAGATTGTCGCCAACGCCAACGGTTCGACCTTCCAAGAGATCAGCAAGAAGAACTTTCGCCCAATCACTTCAGCCTTCCCAGCGGATCGACGCTTGATTGCCGAGTTTGGTTTGGTTGCCGATCCGCTGTTCGCCCGCCTGATCGCCGCAGCCATTGAAATCCGCACCCTTACCGAAACCCGCGATTATCTCCTCCCCCGCCTGATGTCCGGCACGGTGCGCGTCGCCCGTGAAAGCGAGGCTGCGTGA
- a CDS encoding type I restriction endonuclease subunit R, producing the protein MSITEDIVELAAIETLQELGWSYLHGSVIAPDGSAPERRSFGDVVLTGRLEAAIARINPDAPDAARAEALRRVLTGELPSLVEENRRIHKLLTEGVDVEYRADTGKTAATKIWLIDLDRPDANDWLAVNQFVVVQNRANRRPDLVLFVNGLAVAVLELKNAAAQNATIADAYNQLQTYLHQIPSLFSTNAVLVTSDGMEARIGSITANAERFMPWRTVDGEDFAHRGTPELETLLRGVFTRANLLALIRDFIVFGDKGEGPFKIIAGYHQFHGAQKAVRQAVEASRPDGDRKIGVIWHTQGSGKSLLMAFFAGLAVKSQALENPTLVVLTDRNDLDDQLYGTFGLCRDLIRQNPEQADSRADLKRLLDKAAGGVVFTTVQKFSPEKGEESFPLLSNRRNIIVIADEAHRSQYGFESKLNRETGLRRYGYAHYIRQAMPNASFIGFTGTPIEAADINTPAIFGEYIDIYDISRAVEDGATVPIFYESRLARIELDDDEKPLIDSEIEALVEDQSLTEAEKLKAKWSAVEALVGSEKRLAQVAEDMVAHLEARIEAMNGKAMAVCMSRRICVALYERIVALRPEWHSTDDAEGAVKIVMTGSASDPLDWQPHIGSKKRRDDLAKRARNPDDPLRLVIVCDMWLTGFDAPCMNTMYIDKPMRGHGLMQAIARVNRVFKDKPGGLVVDYIGVAQNLRNALSQYTDSDRDKTGIDESAAVAAMMERYEAIRDLFHGFDYRPGITGQPRERLICLGGAIDWVLKWQESQAARQKTDEDKKRAHRRFLDMVLELSKAYALASASDEARAIRDEVGFFQAIRAALAKTTATGKISEKDRAFAVQQLVDRAVASSEIIDILKVAGLQSPDISILSDEFLMEVGKMEKKNLALEALKKLLNGEIVSRSRTNLVESKAFSNRLEEAVARYHAGAISAVEMIQELIELAKDMKAARARGEEMGLSQEEVAFYMALAENESAVEAMGNEKLRVIAHELLEQLRSNVTVDWHQRESARARMRVLVKRILKKYGYPPDLADEAVQTVLAQAEILLREIGQ; encoded by the coding sequence GTGAGCATCACCGAGGACATCGTCGAGCTGGCGGCCATCGAAACGCTTCAGGAACTGGGCTGGAGCTATCTTCACGGCTCGGTCATCGCGCCCGATGGCTCCGCCCCGGAGCGCCGCTCGTTTGGCGATGTCGTGCTGACCGGCAGGCTGGAAGCAGCGATTGCCCGGATCAACCCGGACGCGCCGGATGCCGCGCGCGCGGAAGCCCTGCGCCGCGTGCTGACCGGCGAATTGCCTTCGCTGGTCGAGGAAAACCGCCGCATCCACAAGCTGCTGACCGAAGGCGTCGATGTCGAATATCGCGCCGACACCGGCAAGACCGCCGCCACCAAAATCTGGCTGATCGATCTTGACCGCCCGGACGCGAACGACTGGCTTGCTGTCAACCAGTTCGTCGTGGTTCAGAACCGCGCCAATCGCCGCCCGGACCTGGTCCTGTTCGTCAACGGCTTGGCCGTGGCCGTGCTGGAATTGAAGAACGCCGCCGCGCAGAACGCGACGATTGCTGACGCTTACAACCAGTTGCAGACCTATCTGCACCAGATCCCCAGCCTGTTCAGCACCAACGCTGTTCTGGTGACTTCGGACGGCATGGAAGCGCGCATCGGCTCCATCACCGCCAATGCAGAACGTTTCATGCCCTGGCGCACGGTGGACGGTGAGGACTTTGCCCACCGGGGCACGCCAGAGCTGGAGACCTTGCTTCGCGGCGTGTTCACCCGCGCCAACCTGCTGGCGCTGATCCGCGATTTCATCGTGTTCGGGGACAAGGGCGAAGGCCCGTTCAAGATCATTGCCGGCTATCACCAGTTCCATGGCGCACAGAAAGCCGTGCGGCAGGCGGTTGAAGCATCGCGGCCCGATGGCGACCGCAAGATCGGCGTGATCTGGCACACCCAGGGTTCAGGCAAGAGCCTGTTGATGGCGTTCTTCGCTGGCCTCGCCGTGAAATCGCAGGCGCTGGAAAACCCGACACTGGTTGTGCTGACCGACCGCAACGACCTGGACGATCAGCTTTACGGCACCTTCGGCCTTTGCCGCGACCTGATCCGCCAGAACCCGGAACAGGCAGACAGCCGCGCAGACCTCAAGCGCCTGCTCGACAAGGCGGCTGGCGGCGTGGTGTTCACCACCGTGCAGAAGTTCTCGCCAGAGAAGGGCGAAGAGAGTTTTCCGCTTCTGTCCAACCGGCGCAACATCATTGTCATCGCCGACGAAGCGCACCGCAGCCAGTATGGCTTCGAGTCAAAGCTGAACCGGGAAACCGGCCTCAGGCGCTATGGTTATGCCCACTATATCCGGCAGGCCATGCCGAACGCCTCGTTCATCGGCTTTACCGGCACGCCGATTGAAGCCGCCGATATCAACACGCCCGCGATCTTCGGCGAATATATCGACATCTACGACATCAGCCGTGCGGTGGAAGACGGGGCCACGGTGCCGATCTTCTATGAAAGCCGCCTCGCCCGGATCGAGCTGGATGATGATGAAAAGCCGCTGATCGACAGCGAGATCGAGGCGCTGGTTGAAGACCAATCGTTGACCGAAGCGGAAAAGCTGAAGGCTAAATGGTCCGCTGTTGAGGCGCTGGTCGGTTCGGAAAAGCGGCTGGCGCAGGTGGCGGAGGACATGGTCGCGCACCTGGAGGCGCGCATCGAGGCGATGAACGGCAAGGCAATGGCCGTTTGCATGAGCCGCCGAATCTGCGTTGCCCTCTATGAGCGGATCGTCGCTTTACGGCCCGAGTGGCATTCGACCGATGATGCCGAGGGCGCGGTCAAGATCGTGATGACCGGATCGGCATCCGACCCGCTCGACTGGCAGCCGCATATCGGATCGAAGAAGCGCCGCGATGACCTCGCCAAGCGTGCCCGCAATCCCGATGATCCGCTTCGCCTGGTGATCGTCTGCGACATGTGGCTGACCGGCTTTGACGCGCCGTGCATGAACACCATGTACATCGACAAGCCGATGCGCGGACACGGACTGATGCAGGCAATCGCCCGCGTGAACCGCGTGTTCAAGGACAAGCCCGGCGGGCTGGTGGTCGATTACATCGGCGTCGCGCAGAACCTGCGTAATGCGCTGAGCCAATACACCGATTCCGACCGCGACAAGACTGGCATCGACGAGTCCGCTGCCGTCGCGGCGATGATGGAACGGTACGAAGCTATCCGCGATCTGTTCCATGGTTTCGACTATCGCCCCGGCATCACAGGGCAGCCGCGCGAACGGCTGATCTGCCTTGGCGGTGCCATCGACTGGGTTCTGAAGTGGCAGGAATCGCAGGCTGCACGGCAGAAGACCGACGAGGACAAGAAGCGCGCTCATCGCCGGTTTCTCGACATGGTGCTGGAATTGTCGAAGGCCTATGCCTTGGCTTCAGCCAGCGACGAAGCCCGCGCCATTCGGGACGAAGTCGGGTTCTTCCAGGCCATCCGGGCGGCACTCGCCAAGACCACTGCAACCGGCAAGATCAGCGAGAAGGACCGCGCCTTTGCCGTGCAGCAGCTCGTGGACCGGGCCGTCGCATCATCCGAGATCATCGACATCCTGAAGGTGGCCGGGCTTCAATCCCCGGACATCTCCATTCTGTCCGACGAATTCCTCATGGAAGTCGGCAAGATGGAGAAAAAGAACCTCGCTCTGGAAGCCCTGAAGAAGCTTCTCAACGGTGAAATCGTCAGCCGTTCCAGGACCAATCTGGTCGAGAGCAAGGCATTCTCGAACCGGCTGGAGGAAGCCGTTGCCCGCTATCACGCCGGGGCCATTTCTGCGGTGGAGATGATCCAGGAACTGATCGAACTCGCCAAGGACATGAAAGCCGCCCGCGCTCGCGGCGAGGAAATGGGCCTCAGCCAGGAAGAAGTCGCGTTCTACATGGCCCTCGCGGAAAACGAGAGCGCGGTTGAAGCCATGGGCAACGAGAAGCTGCGCGTCATTGCCCATGAGCTGCTGGAGCAGTTGCGCAGCAACGTGACCGTCGATTGGCACCAGCGGGAAAGCGCCCGTGCCCGAATGCGCGTGTTGGTGAAGCGTATCCTCAAGAAATATGGCTATCCGCCAGACCTGGCTGACGAGGCGGTTCAGACGGTTCTGGCGCAGGCGGAAATCCTGCTGCGGGAAATCGGGCAGTGA
- a CDS encoding conjugal transfer protein TraD codes for MREWQVQRRERTRQLIELGGLVVKAGLVELADDDRATLYGAFLTVAAKLRGEEREQALLLWKRKGKRAFEMESD; via the coding sequence ATGCGCGAATGGCAGGTCCAGCGACGCGAACGCACCCGGCAACTGATCGAACTGGGCGGCCTGGTCGTGAAGGCCGGGCTGGTCGAACTGGCCGATGATGATCGCGCCACGCTCTACGGCGCGTTCCTCACCGTCGCGGCCAAGCTGCGCGGCGAGGAGCGGGAACAGGCACTGCTGCTGTGGAAACGCAAGGGCAAGCGGGCATTCGAGATGGAAAGCGACTGA
- a CDS encoding conjugal transfer protein TraD, whose amino-acid sequence MRKPRDIDSELKALADKAKQLKERRVQQLGELVIATGADATDAETLAGALLVIAETSEAQRKEAWRKRGAAFFQSKARKRGSGPQGQPDGALPLDGGAASA is encoded by the coding sequence ATGCGCAAACCCCGTGACATTGATTCGGAACTGAAGGCGCTTGCCGACAAGGCGAAGCAACTGAAGGAACGCCGTGTGCAGCAACTCGGCGAACTGGTGATCGCCACCGGGGCCGATGCGACCGATGCGGAAACGCTGGCCGGTGCGTTGCTCGTCATTGCCGAAACCAGTGAAGCCCAGAGGAAGGAGGCATGGCGCAAGCGTGGCGCGGCCTTCTTTCAGAGCAAGGCGCGCAAGCGTGGCAGCGGACCTCAAGGCCAGCCGGATGGCGCTCTCCCGCTTGACGGCGGCGCGGCATCGGCTTGA
- the traA gene encoding Ti-type conjugative transfer relaxase TraA, translating into MAIFHLSVKVISRSSGRSAVAAAAYRGGERLHDERLDRDHDFTNKDGVIHSEVLLPEGAPGEFADREKLWNAVEAAEKRKDAQLSREVEFAIPRELTKEQGIELAREFAEAEFVEKGMIADLNVHWDIGADGQPKPHAHVMLTMREVGKDGFGAKVRDWNKAELVEQWRERWADHVNQRLAELDIDARIDHRSLEAQGIALEPQDKIGPAASRMGVRGLEAERIEEHRAVAQRNGERIIANPAVALDAITHQQATFTKRDLAMFVHRHSDGKEQFDLAMGAVRGSSDLIALGKDGRGEERFTSRQMIETEQRLGRASELLAERERHQVEDRGREGALARVAERGLALSGEQRAAFEHVTDGRGLSVVVGYAGTGKSAMLGVAREAWESAGYTVHGVALSGIAAEGLEHGSGIASRTIASLEQQWGQGREMLTSRDVLVIDEAGMVGTRQMERVLSHAADAGAKVVLVGDPQQLQAIEAGAAFRAIHERHGGVEIAEVRRQHDGWQQEATRHLATGRTGLAIQAYGERGMVHVAETREAARSELIERWDRDRQASPGDTRIILTHTNDEVRELNDAARGKLRASAELGNDVTVRTERGERQFASGDRIMFLRNERGLGVKNGTLGTVEQVTPQGMAVRTDDGRNVAFETKDYAHIDHGYAATIHKAQGMTVDRAHVLATPGMDSHGAYVALSRHRDGVALHYGRDDFADQSKLVRTLSRERGKDMASDYKPEQAFAERRGITFRERIVEIARQLPERAKSIFANFRPQAQKLEALPSDQAGLSDQRRAVERYARAAADIGQMREQGLPVLPHQRDALEKAGKALDAIRPYGAADLASALQRQPSLAREAADGRSQGAIRAMQLEAEIRIDPTQRADRFVSDWQRLGQARQAMQRDGDTRGAQRLTSRMTDMAKSLERDAQVESLLRGRTRELGIKTELGRDLARDLAASITMERSRSIGMGL; encoded by the coding sequence ATGGCGATCTTCCACCTCTCCGTCAAAGTCATCAGCCGTTCGAGCGGGCGCAGCGCTGTGGCCGCAGCAGCCTATCGCGGCGGCGAAAGGCTGCACGACGAGCGCCTCGACCGCGACCATGACTTCACCAACAAGGACGGGGTCATCCATTCCGAAGTGCTGTTGCCCGAGGGCGCACCGGGGGAATTCGCCGACAGGGAAAAGCTCTGGAACGCGGTCGAGGCTGCCGAAAAGCGCAAGGATGCGCAGCTGTCCCGCGAGGTTGAATTCGCCATTCCGCGCGAGCTTACCAAGGAACAGGGCATCGAGCTGGCGCGGGAGTTTGCCGAAGCCGAGTTTGTCGAAAAGGGCATGATTGCCGACCTCAATGTCCATTGGGACATTGGCGCTGACGGCCAGCCCAAACCCCATGCCCATGTCATGCTCACCATGCGCGAAGTCGGCAAAGACGGGTTCGGCGCGAAGGTGCGCGACTGGAACAAGGCCGAACTGGTCGAGCAGTGGCGCGAGCGCTGGGCCGATCACGTCAATCAGCGCCTGGCCGAACTCGATATTGACGCACGGATCGATCATCGCAGCCTGGAGGCGCAGGGCATTGCGCTGGAGCCGCAGGACAAGATCGGCCCCGCCGCTTCACGCATGGGAGTGCGCGGGCTGGAGGCCGAACGCATCGAGGAACATCGCGCCGTCGCGCAGCGCAACGGCGAGCGGATCATCGCCAATCCCGCTGTCGCACTGGACGCGATCACGCACCAGCAAGCCACCTTCACCAAGCGCGACCTTGCCATGTTCGTGCATCGGCACAGCGACGGAAAGGAGCAGTTCGACCTGGCCATGGGCGCCGTGCGCGGATCGTCTGACCTGATCGCGCTGGGCAAGGACGGACGCGGCGAAGAGCGGTTCACTTCGCGCCAGATGATCGAGACTGAACAGCGCCTTGGTCGCGCATCGGAATTGCTCGCGGAGCGCGAGCGGCATCAGGTCGAAGATCGTGGCCGGGAAGGCGCGCTGGCGCGCGTGGCGGAGCGCGGCCTTGCGCTTTCCGGCGAGCAGCGCGCGGCGTTCGAGCATGTGACCGATGGGCGCGGCCTCAGCGTCGTTGTCGGCTATGCCGGGACCGGCAAGAGCGCGATGCTGGGCGTAGCGCGCGAGGCATGGGAGAGCGCTGGCTATACCGTTCACGGCGTGGCGCTGTCCGGCATTGCCGCCGAGGGGCTGGAGCACGGTTCGGGCATTGCCTCGCGGACCATTGCCAGCCTTGAGCAGCAGTGGGGCCAGGGCCGCGAAATGCTCACCTCGCGCGACGTGCTGGTGATCGATGAGGCAGGCATGGTCGGCACGCGCCAGATGGAGCGTGTGCTCTCCCATGCAGCCGATGCAGGCGCGAAAGTTGTTCTGGTCGGCGACCCGCAGCAGCTCCAGGCTATCGAAGCCGGGGCCGCCTTCCGCGCAATCCATGAACGCCACGGCGGCGTCGAAATCGCCGAAGTGCGCCGCCAGCATGACGGCTGGCAGCAGGAGGCCACGCGGCATCTCGCTACCGGGCGCACCGGTCTTGCCATTCAGGCCTATGGCGAACGGGGCATGGTCCATGTTGCCGAGACCCGGGAGGCAGCGCGCAGCGAACTGATCGAGCGTTGGGACCGCGACCGGCAGGCCAGTCCTGGCGATACGCGGATCATTCTCACCCACACCAATGACGAGGTGCGCGAACTCAATGACGCGGCGCGCGGAAAGCTGCGCGCCAGTGCCGAGCTGGGCAACGACGTGACCGTCCGCACCGAGCGGGGCGAGCGTCAGTTCGCCAGCGGCGACCGCATTATGTTCCTACGCAATGAGCGGGGCCTGGGCGTCAAGAATGGCACACTCGGCACCGTCGAGCAGGTGACACCGCAAGGCATGGCTGTGCGCACCGACGATGGCCGCAACGTCGCTTTCGAGACCAAGGATTATGCGCACATCGATCACGGCTATGCCGCCACGATCCATAAGGCGCAGGGCATGACGGTGGATCGGGCACACGTGCTGGCCACGCCAGGCATGGATAGCCACGGGGCCTATGTCGCGCTTTCGCGCCATCGTGACGGCGTGGCCCTGCACTATGGCCGCGACGACTTCGCCGATCAGTCGAAACTGGTCCGCACGCTGAGCCGCGAGCGCGGCAAGGATATGGCCAGCGACTACAAGCCCGAGCAAGCATTCGCCGAGCGGCGCGGCATTACCTTCCGCGAGCGGATTGTCGAAATCGCCCGTCAGTTGCCGGAGCGAGCAAAGTCGATCTTCGCCAATTTCCGGCCCCAGGCTCAGAAACTCGAAGCACTGCCAAGCGATCAGGCTGGCCTGTCCGATCAGCGCCGAGCGGTCGAACGCTATGCCCGCGCCGCCGCCGACATCGGGCAGATGCGTGAACAGGGATTGCCGGTCCTCCCGCATCAGCGCGACGCGCTGGAGAAGGCCGGGAAGGCGCTTGATGCGATCCGGCCATATGGCGCCGCCGACCTCGCCAGCGCCTTGCAGCGCCAGCCCTCGCTGGCTCGTGAGGCCGCTGATGGACGCAGCCAGGGCGCGATCCGCGCCATGCAGCTTGAAGCCGAAATCCGCATCGACCCCACACAGCGCGCCGACCGCTTTGTCAGCGACTGGCAGCGCCTTGGGCAGGCACGACAGGCCATGCAGCGCGATGGCGACACCAGGGGCGCGCAGAGGCTCACCAGCCGCATGACGGACATGGCGAAGAGCTTGGAGCGCGACGCGCAAGTCGAGTCCCTGCTGCGCGGTCGCACCCGCGAGCTTGGCATCAAGACAGAACTCGGTCGCGATCTGGCCCGCGACCTAGCCGCTTCCATCACGATGGAACGGAGCCGGTCAATCGGCATGGGCCTGTAG
- a CDS encoding DUF6118 family protein, with the protein MDTDDVDVDLKLDLEPEPAPRAPDATGDPAAEAFARLEGELALMRRAVQHLAAERADIVIPDYGTTLTDMAKRMGAIGESLKGMAGHPAMQMTPDSIGNRIAAAAESARRTDHDRISQARDDLHHATQAMRSVTAHARTAAEQRQQLYQVAGGALLAGILLWSFLPGTIARAMPDSWHWPERMAARMVGAPSRWDAGARLMQSDSAEAWSALAQAADIQRDNRDAIDACRKSAATSQQPVRCTVRIRAAQQPKGR; encoded by the coding sequence ATGGATACCGATGACGTGGACGTGGACCTGAAACTGGACCTTGAGCCGGAACCTGCCCCGCGCGCACCGGATGCCACAGGCGATCCCGCTGCCGAGGCATTTGCCCGCCTTGAAGGGGAGCTGGCCCTCATGCGCCGGGCGGTGCAGCACCTTGCCGCCGAGCGCGCCGACATTGTCATTCCCGACTACGGCACGACCCTGACCGACATGGCCAAGCGAATGGGCGCTATCGGCGAGAGCCTGAAGGGCATGGCTGGTCATCCGGCGATGCAGATGACACCTGACAGCATTGGTAATCGGATCGCCGCCGCAGCAGAATCGGCACGGCGGACAGATCACGACCGGATCAGTCAGGCACGGGACGATTTGCACCATGCAACCCAGGCGATGCGCAGTGTCACCGCCCATGCCCGCACCGCCGCCGAGCAGCGGCAGCAGCTTTACCAGGTGGCGGGCGGAGCATTGCTGGCAGGCATCCTGCTATGGTCTTTCCTTCCCGGCACAATCGCGCGCGCCATGCCCGATAGCTGGCATTGGCCCGAGCGCATGGCCGCACGTATGGTAGGCGCACCCTCACGCTGGGATGCTGGCGCGCGTCTGATGCAGAGTGACAGCGCCGAGGCATGGAGCGCGCTGGCGCAGGCCGCTGACATCCAGCGCGACAACCGTGATGCCATTGACGCTTGCCGAAAGTCTGCCGCAACCTCGCAGCAGCCAGTTCGATGCACAGTCAGGATTCGTGCGGCGCAACAGCCAAAGGGCAGATAA
- a CDS encoding complex I NDUFA9 subunit family protein, with product MRQLDGQLITVLGGGGFVGRYVVQRLLALGARVRIAEREPRKALFLKPLGGLGQTQFVAADVRDAASVARAVQGSDAVINLAGSFDDMQAVQAEGAGHVATAAHAAGVPTLVHISAIGADANSSSNYGQSKSVGENAVHLAFPDPAILRPSIIFGREDKFINRFAGLIRILPVVPVIAPNTKFQPVYVGDVADAVVAALDTSAAGRTFELGGPQVLSMGELQRWIARATGRQPLFVDVPDAVAAAFATGFGWAPGAPITRDQWLMLQHDNVVGADAAGLGDLGVTPTSLAAVADGWLVQYRRHGRFATLASR from the coding sequence ATGCGACAACTCGACGGACAATTGATCACGGTGCTGGGCGGCGGCGGCTTCGTCGGCCGCTATGTCGTGCAGCGCCTGCTCGCGCTCGGCGCCCGCGTGCGCATTGCCGAACGCGAACCGCGCAAGGCGCTGTTCCTCAAGCCGCTCGGCGGCCTCGGGCAGACGCAGTTCGTCGCCGCCGACGTCCGCGACGCGGCAAGCGTTGCGCGCGCGGTGCAGGGCAGCGACGCAGTGATCAACCTCGCCGGCAGCTTCGACGACATGCAGGCGGTGCAGGCCGAGGGCGCGGGCCATGTCGCGACGGCAGCCCATGCCGCTGGCGTCCCCACCCTCGTCCATATCTCGGCGATCGGCGCCGATGCGAACAGCTCCTCGAACTATGGCCAGAGCAAGAGCGTTGGCGAAAACGCCGTCCACCTGGCCTTCCCCGATCCTGCGATCCTGCGTCCCTCGATAATATTTGGCCGCGAGGACAAGTTCATCAACCGCTTCGCGGGCCTGATCCGTATACTGCCCGTCGTCCCGGTGATCGCGCCGAACACGAAGTTCCAGCCGGTCTACGTCGGCGACGTCGCCGATGCGGTGGTTGCGGCGCTCGACACGTCGGCGGCGGGCCGCACCTTCGAACTCGGCGGACCGCAGGTCCTGTCGATGGGCGAACTCCAGCGCTGGATCGCCCGGGCAACCGGGCGCCAGCCGTTGTTCGTCGACGTGCCCGACGCAGTGGCCGCAGCCTTCGCAACCGGCTTCGGCTGGGCGCCCGGGGCGCCGATCACCAGGGACCAGTGGCTGATGCTCCAGCACGACAATGTCGTCGGCGCGGATGCTGCAGGCCTGGGCGACCTTGGTGTCACGCCGACTTCGCTCGCCGCGGTCGCCGATGGCTGGCTGGTGCAATACCGTCGCCACGGCCGCTTCGCGACGCTCGCATCGCGCTGA
- a CDS encoding undecaprenyl-diphosphate phosphatase, which translates to MNEIMTAIILGIVEGLTEFLPVSSTGHLILATELLGYDASRWAIFNIAIQPGAILAIVVLYRKLFWDMFTGFFRRDPVAIAFVRNLLLAFVPAVALGLAFGDYIELLLENAVVVAWALVIGGFAILLVERFAKPKESGGVANLSARQSIFVGLVQCIAMIPGVSRSGATIMGAMAMGVDRKTAAEFSFFLALPTLSGATALQLFKHRDAITTGDLGLIGIGALVSFIVAWAVIKAFLAVVTRYGFAPFAWYRIIIGAAALVWLAAR; encoded by the coding sequence ATGAACGAGATCATGACCGCGATCATCCTCGGCATCGTCGAGGGGCTGACCGAATTCCTTCCCGTCTCATCGACGGGGCATTTGATCCTCGCGACCGAATTGCTCGGCTATGACGCATCGCGCTGGGCGATCTTCAACATCGCGATCCAGCCCGGGGCGATCCTCGCGATCGTCGTGCTGTACCGGAAATTATTCTGGGACATGTTCACCGGCTTCTTCCGCCGCGATCCGGTGGCGATTGCGTTCGTGCGCAACCTGCTGCTCGCCTTCGTACCCGCGGTCGCGCTCGGCCTCGCCTTCGGCGACTATATCGAACTGCTGCTCGAAAACGCGGTCGTCGTCGCATGGGCGCTCGTGATCGGCGGCTTCGCGATCCTGCTCGTCGAACGCTTCGCCAAGCCGAAGGAGAGCGGCGGGGTCGCCAACCTGTCGGCGCGGCAGTCGATCTTTGTCGGGCTGGTACAGTGCATCGCGATGATTCCGGGGGTCAGCCGCTCGGGCGCGACGATCATGGGCGCGATGGCGATGGGGGTCGACCGCAAGACCGCCGCCGAGTTCAGCTTCTTCCTCGCGCTGCCGACGCTGAGCGGCGCGACCGCGCTCCAGCTCTTCAAGCATCGCGATGCGATCACGACAGGCGACCTCGGGCTGATCGGCATCGGCGCGCTGGTGTCCTTCATCGTGGCCTGGGCGGTGATCAAGGCGTTTCTCGCCGTCGTCACGCGGTATGGCTTCGCCCCTTTCGCCTGGTACCGAATCATCATCGGCGCCGCGGCGCTGGTGTGGCTCGCCGCCAGATAG